One Polyangia bacterium genomic window carries:
- a CDS encoding tetratricopeptide repeat protein, with the protein MGVWVFFAGASAQAMQLSPQQKADMKLHYDKATRAYDVGKYQEAIEEYQKAYEIGGDAAMIYNIAQAYRLSDQLSEAIRFYRRYLQRSPSAPNREIVERRIAELEKVVDERKKAGAPMVPVAPTPMPTPTPVSPIASPPTPPPPTVPPPAITEPTPVIPLEPAPVQSGNRTAHFVVGAVLLGVGAILGGASIWQGKIAQEKADKLSSESQSAGSVYFNPAVETNGKNANLVAIVLGSFSAATIVAGGIVLLTTPSSGSSFSPSPEATPHNSAPSVAPVIGVGYMGAQAGWSF; encoded by the coding sequence TGGGTATTTTTCGCCGGCGCCTCGGCGCAGGCGATGCAGCTTTCGCCGCAACAGAAGGCGGATATGAAGCTGCACTACGACAAAGCCACGCGGGCTTATGACGTGGGCAAGTACCAGGAAGCCATCGAGGAATATCAGAAGGCCTACGAGATAGGCGGCGACGCGGCGATGATCTACAACATCGCCCAGGCGTATCGTCTCAGTGACCAGCTATCGGAAGCGATCCGCTTTTATCGCCGCTATTTGCAGCGATCACCCAGCGCGCCCAACCGAGAAATCGTCGAACGACGCATCGCCGAGTTGGAGAAGGTGGTGGACGAGCGCAAGAAGGCCGGGGCGCCGATGGTCCCGGTGGCGCCCACGCCCATGCCCACGCCGACACCCGTCAGCCCGATCGCTTCCCCGCCCACGCCGCCGCCGCCGACCGTGCCGCCGCCCGCCATCACCGAGCCGACACCAGTGATACCGCTGGAACCGGCGCCGGTTCAGTCTGGCAACCGGACGGCCCACTTTGTGGTCGGCGCGGTCCTGCTGGGGGTGGGCGCGATCCTGGGCGGAGCCAGTATCTGGCAGGGCAAGATCGCCCAGGAGAAGGCCGACAAGCTCAGCAGCGAATCGCAGTCCGCCGGTTCGGTCTATTTCAACCCGGCGGTGGAGACCAACGGCAAGAACGCCAACCTGGTGGCCATCGTCTTGGGGTCGTTCAGCGCCGCCACCATCGTGGCCGGCGGCATCGTCCTTCTGACCACGCCTTCTTCGGGATCGTCCTTCTCCCCATCACCGGAAGCGACACCGCACAACTCGGCGCCGTCGGTGGCGCCCGTGATCGGCGTGGGGTACATGGGGGCCCAGGCCGGCTGGTCATTCTGA